The following proteins come from a genomic window of Oscillatoria sp. FACHB-1407:
- the pflB gene encoding formate C-acetyltransferase, whose amino-acid sequence MFEQWNGFLPGTWTDEINVRDFIQKNYTPYTGDETFLTSSTERTRSLWQQVCELMRQEREKGVLDTDTKVPSTITAHAPGYIDQPLEQIVGLQTDKPLKRAIMPFGGIRTVDASLKAYGYELDSGTKEIFTKYRKTHNDGVFDAYTREMRLARHSGVITGLPDAYGRGRIIGDYRRVALYGVDRLIDDKKDQYVALEGDVIDEDVIRLREELSEQVRALFELKEMAANYGFDIGRPATTTKEAVQWLYFGYLAAVKEQNGAAMSIGRISTFLDVYAARDLKNGIITETELQEIIDHFVMKLRMVRFLRTPDYNELFSGDPTWVTECIGGVGEDGRPLVTQTSFRILNTLYTLGPAPEPNLTVLWSEKLPENFKRFCAKVSEQTSSIQYENDDLMRPYWGDDYAIACCVSAMKIGKQMQFFGARVNLAKTLLYAINGGKDEKSGEQIAPAYAPVVGDYLEYNDVLAKFKLMTAWLAKTYVNTLNVIHYMHDKYCYERIEMALHDRDIVRTMACGIAGLSVVADALSAIKFARVRVVRNEQGLATDYEIEGDFPKYGNNDDRVDEIAIWLVKNFMTEIRKHKTYRNAVPTQSVLTITSNVVYGKKTGNTPDGRKAGEPFAPGANPMHGRDTKGAIASLESVAKLPYQHAQDGISNTFSVVPGALGKTDSDRIDNLVRMLDGYFHDGGFHLNVNVLNRDMLLDAMDHPELYPQLTIRVSGYAVNFIKLTREQQLDVISRTFHERF is encoded by the coding sequence ATGTTTGAACAATGGAACGGATTTTTACCGGGTACATGGACGGATGAAATTAATGTTCGAGATTTCATTCAAAAAAATTACACTCCCTACACAGGAGATGAAACCTTTTTAACGAGTTCCACAGAGCGAACTCGTTCTTTATGGCAACAAGTTTGCGAACTGATGCGGCAAGAGCGGGAAAAAGGAGTGCTCGACACCGATACAAAAGTACCATCAACTATCACGGCTCATGCACCAGGCTACATCGATCAACCGTTAGAACAGATCGTTGGCTTACAAACTGACAAACCGCTGAAACGTGCCATTATGCCGTTTGGCGGAATTCGCACTGTAGACGCTTCCTTAAAGGCATATGGCTATGAACTGGATTCTGGCACTAAAGAGATTTTTACAAAGTACCGCAAGACCCACAATGACGGTGTGTTTGATGCCTATACCCGTGAAATGCGATTAGCACGGCACTCTGGCGTCATTACTGGACTGCCCGATGCCTATGGTCGCGGACGAATTATTGGAGATTATCGGCGGGTGGCGTTGTATGGGGTCGATCGCCTGATTGACGATAAAAAAGATCAATACGTTGCGTTAGAAGGCGATGTGATTGACGAAGATGTTATTCGTCTACGGGAAGAGTTGTCCGAGCAAGTCAGAGCTTTGTTTGAGCTGAAAGAAATGGCAGCCAACTATGGCTTTGATATTGGTCGCCCTGCAACTACCACTAAAGAAGCCGTTCAGTGGCTCTATTTTGGCTATCTAGCCGCTGTGAAGGAGCAAAATGGTGCAGCCATGTCGATCGGGCGCATCTCCACCTTCCTGGACGTTTATGCGGCACGCGATCTGAAGAATGGCATCATTACTGAAACCGAATTGCAGGAAATCATTGATCACTTCGTGATGAAACTGCGGATGGTGCGGTTCCTGCGGACTCCCGACTATAACGAGTTGTTCTCTGGTGACCCCACCTGGGTGACCGAGTGTATCGGTGGTGTGGGTGAAGATGGCAGACCGCTCGTCACCCAAACTAGCTTCCGCATTCTCAACACCCTCTATACCTTGGGGCCTGCGCCCGAACCCAACCTGACGGTGTTGTGGTCAGAGAAATTGCCAGAAAACTTCAAGCGGTTCTGCGCCAAAGTCTCTGAGCAAACCAGTTCCATCCAATACGAAAACGACGATCTGATGCGTCCCTATTGGGGGGATGACTATGCGATCGCCTGCTGTGTCTCTGCGATGAAGATTGGCAAACAGATGCAGTTCTTTGGCGCACGGGTTAACCTTGCCAAGACGTTGCTCTATGCCATCAATGGCGGTAAGGATGAAAAATCTGGCGAACAGATTGCCCCTGCCTATGCCCCGGTTGTTGGGGATTATCTGGAATACAACGATGTGCTGGCTAAGTTCAAGTTGATGACGGCATGGTTAGCCAAAACCTATGTCAATACGTTGAACGTCATCCACTACATGCATGACAAATACTGCTATGAGCGGATTGAGATGGCATTGCACGATCGCGATATTGTTCGCACAATGGCGTGTGGCATTGCTGGTTTATCAGTGGTAGCGGATGCGTTGTCGGCAATCAAATTTGCCCGGGTGCGGGTCGTTCGGAATGAGCAAGGTTTAGCCACAGACTACGAGATTGAAGGAGACTTCCCCAAATACGGCAACAACGACGATCGCGTCGATGAGATTGCCATTTGGCTTGTGAAGAATTTCATGACCGAAATTCGCAAACATAAGACCTATCGCAATGCGGTTCCAACCCAATCGGTGTTAACCATCACCTCCAACGTGGTGTACGGCAAGAAGACGGGCAACACCCCCGACGGACGCAAAGCCGGGGAACCCTTTGCTCCCGGTGCCAACCCGATGCATGGACGTGACACCAAAGGGGCGATCGCCTCGCTCGAATCCGTCGCCAAACTGCCCTATCAACACGCGCAGGATGGGATTTCCAATACCTTCTCTGTAGTGCCAGGGGCATTAGGTAAAACTGACAGCGATCGCATCGATAATCTGGTACGGATGTTAGATGGCTATTTCCACGATGGGGGGTTCCATCTCAATGTCAACGTGCTGAACCGCGATATGTTACTCGATGCGATGGATCATCCCGAACTGTATCCGCAACTCACGATTCGAGTATCGGGTTACGCGGTTAACTTCATCAAACTGACTCGTGAACAACAGTTAGATGTGATTAGCCGCACATTCCATGAACGGTTCTAA
- a CDS encoding primary-amine oxidase — MGIFRRLGLRWRFVVVSLVTLLAIAAITLIGMGPGFVGAPVLAQTPLLHPMDALTAEEYAVVKQVLTTAGHINADSRFPLITLHEPPKPQVLEWQPGDAVPRSAFAIVKQGADTYEAVVDLVGRSLTSWEQVEGVQPSLLLEEIIGVTELTISHPEWQAAMQKRGITDFTQVFCAPLAVGYYGQPEEEGRRLLKVPCFDTRGTKNNIFGKPIEGVLAIVDLNQKEVLRVIDQGIIPISPDSHAYDEASVGQLRPPLKPTAIAQPEGSNITFDNRLINWQKWSFHLRFDRRLGTILSLVNYDDNGRKRPILYQGALSEIFVPYMDSGEAWYYRTYMDTGEYGFGLLATSLVAGIDCPTTATFISPTLADDEGNPYTAENAICVFERSQGDPVWRHSEVINQTYEGRPQVDLVVRMISTIGNYDYALDWVFSQTGTIQVMVGATGMDGVKGVLAQSMSDPTAADDTTYGTLLAPGLVGINHDHFFSFRLDLDIDGTTNRIVKDAIATQSLPTDHPRRSLWQPTTQVLTTESDAKLNLSYDRPSRWRVVSSDHQNFVGNPTSYQIMPKANGVNLLMPEDYPTRRAGFVKHQLWVTPYNPDEIYAAGKYPNQSKGDDGLPTWTNQNRAIADTDIVTWYTLGFHHVTVSEDWPIMPTAWHGFMLKPVNFFDRNPALDLRKPAS; from the coding sequence ATGGGGATCTTCAGGAGATTGGGGTTGCGCTGGCGATTTGTCGTTGTTAGTTTGGTGACCTTGTTAGCGATCGCCGCTATCACCCTTATAGGTATGGGTCCTGGTTTTGTCGGTGCTCCCGTGCTGGCTCAAACTCCTCTACTTCACCCAATGGATGCGCTCACAGCGGAGGAATATGCTGTGGTGAAGCAGGTGTTGACCACGGCAGGTCACATCAACGCCGACAGTCGCTTTCCGTTAATCACCCTGCACGAGCCACCGAAACCGCAGGTGCTGGAGTGGCAACCGGGCGATGCAGTGCCGCGATCGGCGTTTGCCATTGTTAAGCAGGGGGCAGACACCTACGAAGCGGTTGTCGATCTGGTGGGGCGATCGCTCACATCCTGGGAGCAGGTTGAGGGTGTGCAACCCAGCCTGTTGTTAGAAGAAATCATTGGCGTTACAGAGCTAACGATTAGCCATCCCGAATGGCAAGCCGCGATGCAAAAACGGGGCATTACAGACTTCACTCAGGTCTTCTGTGCGCCACTGGCGGTGGGCTATTACGGGCAACCGGAAGAAGAAGGACGCCGATTACTCAAAGTGCCTTGCTTTGACACACGCGGCACGAAAAACAATATTTTTGGGAAGCCGATCGAGGGAGTGTTGGCGATCGTTGATTTGAATCAAAAAGAAGTGTTGCGCGTGATTGATCAGGGCATTATTCCCATCAGTCCCGACTCCCATGCCTACGATGAGGCATCCGTCGGTCAACTCCGTCCTCCTCTCAAACCAACCGCGATCGCCCAACCCGAAGGCAGCAATATCACCTTTGACAACCGCCTGATCAACTGGCAAAAGTGGTCATTTCACCTGCGATTTGATCGGCGGTTGGGCACCATCCTTTCCCTCGTGAATTACGACGATAACGGACGCAAACGCCCCATTCTCTACCAAGGTGCGCTGTCTGAAATCTTCGTTCCCTATATGGATTCCGGTGAAGCCTGGTATTACCGCACTTATATGGATACGGGTGAGTATGGCTTTGGCTTGTTAGCCACGTCACTCGTTGCCGGGATTGATTGCCCCACCACAGCCACCTTCATTAGCCCGACGCTAGCCGATGACGAGGGCAATCCCTACACGGCAGAGAATGCAATTTGTGTGTTTGAGCGATCGCAGGGTGATCCAGTGTGGCGACATAGCGAAGTGATCAACCAAACCTACGAAGGTCGTCCCCAGGTCGATCTCGTCGTGCGCATGATTTCCACCATCGGCAACTACGACTACGCGCTGGATTGGGTGTTTAGCCAGACGGGCACGATTCAAGTGATGGTCGGTGCAACGGGGATGGATGGCGTCAAGGGAGTGTTAGCTCAATCCATGTCAGACCCCACGGCGGCGGATGATACGACCTATGGCACTCTCCTGGCTCCGGGATTGGTGGGCATCAACCACGACCACTTCTTTAGTTTCCGGTTAGATCTGGATATCGACGGGACGACCAATCGCATTGTCAAAGATGCGATCGCCACTCAGTCTCTTCCGACTGATCATCCCCGTCGTAGCCTCTGGCAACCCACCACACAGGTGCTCACAACCGAAAGCGATGCCAAGCTCAACCTGAGCTACGATCGCCCCTCTCGCTGGCGAGTGGTTAGCTCGGATCACCAAAATTTTGTCGGTAATCCAACCAGCTATCAGATCATGCCAAAAGCCAATGGTGTAAATTTGCTGATGCCGGAAGACTATCCCACCCGTCGTGCCGGGTTTGTGAAACATCAACTGTGGGTCACGCCCTACAATCCTGATGAAATCTATGCGGCTGGGAAGTATCCCAACCAGAGCAAAGGCGACGATGGACTGCCGACCTGGACAAACCAAAATCGGGCGATCGCCGATACCGACATCGTGACCTGGTATACGCTGGGATTCCATCACGTCACTGTCTCGGAAGATTGGCCGATTATGCCGACAGCATGGCATGGCTTTATGCTCAAACCCGTTAACTTTTTCGATCGCAATCCTGCCCTTGATCTGCGAAAACCTGCTTCATAA
- a CDS encoding universal stress protein → MFQKILVALDNSNMGNRVFDEAVTLAKATNASLMLLHVLTPFEDNYPTMPVAPGLDSYYPAMYGEAIEEYAKRWHQYEEHALDFLRNRAASALNEGVTAEFSQNVGDPGRAICSLAGTWSADLIVMGRRGRSGLSEFVLGSVSNYVLHHAPCSVFVVQGQADARPADTTEQEAIATPV, encoded by the coding sequence ATGTTTCAGAAGATTCTAGTTGCCCTAGATAATTCAAACATGGGAAATCGCGTATTTGATGAAGCCGTTACTCTGGCAAAAGCAACGAATGCCAGTTTGATGTTGCTGCATGTGTTGACTCCATTTGAAGATAACTATCCAACCATGCCTGTTGCTCCAGGGTTAGACTCCTACTATCCAGCGATGTATGGAGAGGCGATCGAGGAGTATGCAAAGCGGTGGCATCAATATGAGGAACATGCTCTCGATTTCCTGCGGAATCGTGCAGCGAGTGCATTAAATGAAGGAGTAACAGCGGAATTCTCACAAAATGTGGGTGATCCGGGTCGTGCCATTTGTTCCCTTGCTGGAACGTGGAGTGCAGATTTGATTGTGATGGGTCGGCGGGGTCGTTCTGGGTTGAGCGAATTTGTGTTAGGTAGCGTCAGCAATTATGTGTTGCATCATGCTCCCTGTTCAGTGTTTGTCGTGCAAGGACAGGCTGATGCTCGGCCAGCCGATACAACGGAACAAGAAGCGATCGCCACTCCTGTTTAG
- a CDS encoding transposase, which translates to MKYNPDKHHRRSIRLKGYDYSSPGFYFVTLCVQCRECLFGEIVNGEMQLNELGQVVKQTYLWLSTQYSYVELDRWVIMPNHLHGILVLTNTPRRGVSRNAPTEDATKRKSLGRLIGAFKTVSTKQINLIQNRVGVSLWQRDYYESIIRDEEALNYIRSYIHNNPPLWEQDQLHPDTPSKW; encoded by the coding sequence GTGAAATATAATCCAGACAAACATCACAGGCGATCGATTCGGTTAAAGGGATATGATTACTCATCACCTGGCTTCTATTTCGTCACGCTTTGTGTGCAATGCAGAGAGTGTTTATTTGGTGAAATTGTGAATGGCGAGATGCAGTTGAATGAATTGGGGCAAGTTGTCAAACAGACTTATCTATGGTTGTCAACGCAATATTCTTATGTTGAGTTAGATCGATGGGTTATCATGCCCAATCATTTGCATGGGATTTTGGTGTTGACCAATACCCCCCGTAGGGGCGTTTCGCGAAACGCCCCTACCGAGGACGCTACAAAACGTAAGTCCTTGGGGCGTTTAATCGGGGCATTTAAAACCGTTTCTACAAAACAAATCAACCTCATTCAAAACAGGGTTGGTGTCTCCCTTTGGCAGCGCGACTATTACGAAAGTATCATTCGCGATGAAGAAGCACTGAACTACATTCGCTCATACATTCATAACAACCCGCCTTTGTGGGAACAAGACCAGTTACATCCCGACACTCCATCAAAATGGTAA
- the ppsA gene encoding phosphoenolpyruvate synthase: MYIANKPEINSSSQSTLDQNFKETALVLWFEQVGIADIPLVGGKNASLGEMIQQLTAKGVNVPTGFATTAYAFRYFIQRAGLDERLRQLFEDLDVEDVRNLQERGRQARSMILNTPFPPELEQAIVDAYIKLCERYGVTTDLCDRLDATNSEECRRYSNEVDVAVRSSATAEDLPDASFAGQQETYLNVHGIQSVLESCHKCFASLFTDRAISYRTIKGFDHFGVALSVGVQKMVRSDLASSGVMFSIDTETGFKNAALITAAYGLGENVVQGAVNPDEYFVFKPTLKQGFRPILEKRLGSKEIKMVYDLGGSKLTKNVPVPVHERNQFAITDDEILKLAEWACIIEDHYSAVRGTDSPMDIEWAKDGLTNQLFIVQARPETVQSQKSGSVLKSYKLNGTSDVVVTGRAVGEMIGQGSARVILDVHKITEFRAGEVLITNKTDPDWEPIMKKASAIITNQGGRTCHAAIIAREMGIPAIVGCGNATGLLKTGQDVTVSCAEGEEGKVYTGLVPFEIQETQLDSLPTTRTKILMNVGNPEEAFGLSSIPCDGVGLARLEFIIANHIKAHPLALMHFDELQDKAAKWEIAQLTGLYEDKADFFVDKLANGVGMIAAAFYPNPVVVRMSDFKSNEYANLLGGREFEPKEENPMIGWRGASRYYDPNYAEAYGLECKALKRVRDDMGLTNVIPMIPFCRTPDEGRKVLAEMAKYGLKRGENGLQVYVMCEIPSNVILADEFAEVFDGFSIGSNDLTQLTLGLDRDSALVAHIFDERNEAVKKMVRQVIQRAQATGRKIGICGQAPSDYPEFARFLVELGIDSISLNPDTVIKTRLEIADTERAIAQ; encoded by the coding sequence ATGTACATCGCCAACAAACCTGAAATCAACTCATCTTCACAATCAACCTTAGATCAAAACTTCAAAGAAACGGCTCTCGTGCTCTGGTTTGAGCAGGTTGGAATTGCAGACATTCCTCTCGTGGGTGGTAAGAACGCATCTCTAGGAGAAATGATTCAGCAATTGACCGCAAAGGGCGTAAATGTGCCGACAGGGTTTGCGACCACTGCTTATGCATTCCGTTACTTTATTCAACGGGCAGGTTTAGATGAGCGGTTGCGTCAGTTGTTTGAAGACCTGGATGTAGAAGATGTGCGAAATCTGCAAGAACGCGGTCGGCAAGCCCGTTCAATGATTTTGAATACGCCCTTCCCTCCAGAACTGGAACAAGCGATCGTGGATGCTTACATTAAACTATGTGAGCGGTATGGTGTGACGACCGATCTGTGCGATCGCCTCGATGCCACCAATTCAGAGGAATGCCGCCGCTATAGCAATGAAGTCGATGTAGCGGTGCGATCGAGCGCAACCGCTGAAGATTTGCCCGATGCGAGCTTTGCTGGACAGCAGGAAACTTATCTAAACGTCCACGGCATTCAAAGTGTTCTGGAATCCTGCCACAAGTGCTTTGCGTCTCTGTTTACCGATCGCGCCATTTCCTACCGCACGATCAAAGGCTTTGATCACTTTGGCGTTGCGCTGTCAGTGGGTGTGCAAAAGATGGTGCGCTCTGACCTGGCATCCTCCGGGGTGATGTTCTCCATCGACACGGAAACAGGCTTCAAGAATGCGGCTTTGATCACCGCAGCCTACGGTTTAGGTGAAAACGTGGTGCAAGGTGCTGTCAACCCCGATGAATACTTTGTGTTCAAACCCACGCTCAAACAAGGTTTCCGTCCCATTCTAGAAAAGCGACTGGGCAGCAAAGAAATCAAAATGGTCTATGACCTGGGTGGCAGCAAGCTCACCAAAAACGTTCCTGTACCTGTACATGAGCGCAATCAATTTGCCATCACCGACGATGAGATCCTGAAGTTGGCAGAGTGGGCTTGCATCATTGAAGACCACTACTCGGCTGTGCGTGGCACCGACAGCCCAATGGATATTGAATGGGCAAAAGATGGACTGACCAACCAACTGTTTATCGTGCAAGCACGCCCAGAAACCGTGCAATCGCAAAAATCCGGTAGCGTCCTCAAATCCTACAAGCTGAATGGCACCAGTGATGTTGTGGTGACGGGTCGGGCGGTCGGTGAAATGATTGGTCAGGGCAGTGCCAGAGTCATTTTGGATGTCCACAAGATCACAGAGTTCCGCGCTGGTGAAGTGTTAATCACCAACAAGACTGACCCTGATTGGGAACCGATCATGAAGAAAGCCAGTGCGATTATCACCAACCAGGGTGGACGCACCTGCCACGCGGCAATTATTGCGCGTGAAATGGGAATTCCGGCGATCGTGGGTTGCGGCAATGCCACAGGTCTCCTCAAGACAGGGCAAGACGTAACGGTATCCTGTGCCGAAGGAGAAGAAGGCAAAGTCTATACCGGACTGGTTCCCTTTGAAATTCAAGAAACTCAGTTGGATAGTCTGCCCACCACTCGCACCAAAATTCTGATGAATGTGGGCAATCCCGAAGAAGCCTTTGGGCTATCCTCCATTCCCTGTGATGGAGTCGGCTTGGCACGTCTGGAGTTCATTATTGCGAACCACATCAAAGCCCACCCATTGGCATTGATGCACTTTGACGAACTGCAAGACAAAGCGGCGAAGTGGGAAATTGCTCAACTCACCGGACTGTATGAAGACAAAGCCGACTTCTTTGTCGATAAGCTGGCAAACGGCGTGGGCATGATTGCAGCGGCATTCTATCCCAATCCGGTTGTGGTTCGCATGTCTGACTTCAAGAGCAATGAATATGCCAACTTGCTCGGTGGTCGTGAGTTTGAACCTAAAGAAGAAAACCCGATGATTGGTTGGCGGGGTGCGTCTCGCTACTACGACCCCAACTATGCAGAAGCCTATGGGCTGGAATGCAAGGCTCTGAAGCGGGTTCGCGATGACATGGGATTAACCAATGTGATTCCTATGATCCCCTTCTGCCGGACTCCTGATGAAGGTCGCAAAGTGCTGGCTGAAATGGCGAAGTATGGACTCAAACGCGGCGAAAACGGACTGCAAGTTTACGTCATGTGCGAGATTCCCAGCAACGTGATTTTGGCAGACGAATTTGCTGAAGTGTTTGATGGCTTCTCGATTGGTTCTAATGATTTGACTCAGTTAACGTTAGGACTCGATCGCGACTCGGCATTGGTGGCTCACATCTTTGACGAACGCAACGAAGCGGTGAAGAAAATGGTGCGTCAGGTGATTCAACGGGCACAGGCGACAGGTCGCAAGATTGGCATCTGTGGTCAAGCTCCCAGTGACTATCCTGAGTTCGCACGGTTCCTGGTGGAGTTGGGCATCGACTCGATTAGCCTGAACCCAGACACGGTGATCAAGACTCGTCTGGAAATTGCCGATACTGAACGGGCGATCGCTCAATAG
- a CDS encoding LysR family transcriptional regulator — MMDRLDCIQSFVRVVETGSFSAVARELNTTQPTISKQIAALEDYLDVQLLTRSTRKLQLTQAGERFFEHCQQVLDAAAAAEASVGQRQKPTGTLRVSCPIAFGQHVLMPYLKDFLERYPDIKLDLTLSDRFTDLVEDGTDLAIRIGQVNDTSLITHRIGMTRRVTVGATTYFSKYPEPQTPEDLVNHNCIVYTRLTTGNEWHFQQPTGDIIRVLVTGKLQVDNSTAIREAVLSGIGIAVCPVWLFGDLLQSDRLKVVLKSYQPVPLPIHAIYRRGRFISAKVRCFIDYLTTEFKLNPWVSDDGVQ, encoded by the coding sequence ATGATGGATCGCCTCGACTGTATCCAAAGTTTTGTGCGGGTTGTCGAAACGGGAAGTTTTTCTGCGGTTGCCCGCGAACTCAACACGACTCAGCCCACCATCAGTAAACAAATTGCTGCATTGGAAGACTACCTGGATGTGCAATTGTTGACCCGCTCCACTCGCAAGCTGCAATTAACCCAGGCAGGAGAACGATTTTTTGAGCATTGTCAGCAGGTTTTGGATGCTGCTGCTGCTGCTGAAGCGAGTGTCGGGCAACGACAAAAGCCAACGGGAACGCTGCGGGTCAGTTGTCCTATAGCGTTTGGGCAACATGTGCTCATGCCTTACCTGAAAGATTTTTTAGAAAGGTATCCCGATATCAAGCTGGATTTGACCTTGAGCGATCGCTTTACTGATCTGGTTGAAGATGGCACCGATCTCGCCATTCGGATCGGACAGGTGAATGATACAAGCTTAATTACTCATCGCATTGGCATGACTCGCCGAGTCACTGTTGGCGCGACAACTTACTTCAGTAAATATCCAGAACCTCAAACCCCTGAAGATCTGGTGAATCATAACTGTATTGTTTATACGCGCCTGACTACAGGCAATGAGTGGCATTTTCAACAGCCAACAGGGGACATAATCCGTGTTCTGGTGACAGGTAAGCTGCAAGTCGATAATTCTACAGCGATTCGAGAAGCTGTGCTTTCAGGGATCGGAATTGCCGTTTGCCCCGTCTGGCTATTTGGTGATCTGTTGCAATCTGACCGCCTGAAGGTTGTTCTAAAAAGCTATCAACCTGTCCCACTACCCATTCATGCGATTTATCGACGTGGGCGATTTATTTCAGCAAAGGTACGTTGTTTCATCGACTATCTCACAACTGAATTCAAACTCAACCCATGGGTTTCAGATGATGGCGTGCAGTAA
- a CDS encoding SDR family oxidoreductase, which translates to MNLQESVAFVTGANRGIGKAYVEALIQAGAKRIYAAARTVETLKDVVAIAPDRVVPIALDVTQPDQVNTAAQTAQDITILINNAGVLGSGGLFTETSVETAQREMTTNYFGTLYMIRAFAPILRKNGGGAIINLLSISSVANVPIFSSYSASKAALYSLTQGARAELAQQGTQVIGVFPGPVDTAMSEGVPLDKVAPIQVANATLEAIAQGIEDVYPDAVSQNLFANLQVPLKEVEKQFAGMLPQ; encoded by the coding sequence ATGAACCTTCAAGAATCTGTTGCTTTTGTCACAGGGGCAAATCGAGGAATTGGGAAAGCCTATGTTGAGGCTCTAATACAAGCAGGCGCAAAGCGCATTTATGCTGCTGCTCGGACTGTAGAAACCCTCAAAGATGTAGTGGCGATCGCCCCTGATCGAGTGGTTCCAATTGCCCTAGATGTGACTCAACCTGACCAGGTCAATACGGCAGCCCAAACGGCTCAAGACATCACGATATTGATCAATAATGCGGGTGTATTGGGGTCTGGAGGGTTATTTACAGAAACCAGTGTGGAAACTGCTCAACGAGAAATGACAACCAATTACTTTGGCACACTCTACATGATCCGCGCATTTGCTCCGATTCTGCGAAAGAATGGTGGCGGTGCCATTATCAATCTGTTGTCGATTTCCTCCGTTGCCAATGTTCCCATTTTTAGTTCTTACAGTGCGTCTAAAGCAGCCCTCTATTCCCTGACCCAGGGAGCGCGTGCCGAGTTAGCTCAACAAGGCACTCAAGTGATTGGGGTGTTTCCGGGTCCGGTGGATACAGCCATGTCAGAAGGGGTTCCGCTCGACAAAGTTGCCCCGATTCAAGTGGCTAACGCGACTCTTGAGGCGATCGCACAGGGCATTGAGGACGTTTATCCCGATGCAGTGTCGCAAAATCTCTTTGCCAATCTGCAAGTACCTCTGAAAGAAGTTGAAAAACAGTTTGCGGGAATGTTGCCCCAGTAG